In the Onychostoma macrolepis isolate SWU-2019 chromosome 09, ASM1243209v1, whole genome shotgun sequence genome, one interval contains:
- the spopla gene encoding speckle-type POZ protein-like A yields MSGVPTPPPPGEMSSGPVAESWCYTQVKVVKFSYMWTINNFSFCREEMGEVLKSSTFSSGPNDKMKWCLRVNPKGLDDESKDYLSLYLLLVSCPKSEVRAKFKFSLLNAKREETKAMESQRAYRFVQGKDWGFKKFIRRDFLLDEANGLLPDDKLTLFCEVSVVQDSVNISGQSNMNMLKVPECQLSDDLGNLWECSRFTDCTLYVGGQEFKAHKSILAARSPVFNAMFEHEMEESKKNRVDISDVEPEVFKEMMGFIYTGKAPNLEKMADSLLAAADKYALERLKVMCEEALCNSLSVENVADTLILADLHSAEQLKAQAIDFINRCSVLRQLGCKDGKNWNSNHATDIMETAGWKSMIQSHPHLVAEAFRALASAQCPHFGLPRKRLKQS; encoded by the exons ATGTCAGGGGTCCCAACCCCTCCTCCTCCAGGGGAGATGTCCAGTGGGCCTGTGGCGGAGAGCTGGTGCTATACCCAG GTCAAGGTAGTGAAATTTTCCTACATGTGGACCATAAACAACTTCAGCTTCTGTCGAGAAGAGATGGGTGAAGTATTGAAGAGCTCTACCTTCTCCTCAGGGCCTAATGATAAGATGAAATG GTGCCTACGGGTCAATCCGAAGGGGCTCGATGATGAAAGTAAAGATTATCTATCACTATATTTGCTACTAGTTAGTTGTCCAAAAAGTGAAGTCAGAGCCAAGTTCAAGTTTTCTTTGCTGAACGCTAAACGGGAGGAGACAAAAGCTATGG AAAGCCAAAGAGCCTATCGGTTCGTCCAAGGCAAAGACTGGGGCTTCAAAAAATTTATTAGGAGAGATTTTCTGCTTGATGAAGCAAATGGGCTGCTACCAGATGATAAACTCACGTTGTTTTGTGAG GTAAGTGTTGTCCAGGACTCTGTGAACATCTCCGGACAGTCCAACATGAACATGTTGAAGGTTCCGGAGTGCCAGCTGTCCGATGACCTGGGTAACTTGTGGGAATGCTCACGCTTCACGGACTGCACACTATATGTGGGAGGGCAGGAGTTCAAAGCCCACAAATCCATCCTGGCAG CGAGATCACCGGTCTTTAATGCCATGTTTGAACATGAAATGGAGGAAAGTAAAAAG AACCGAGTTGACATCAGTGATGTTGAACCGGAAGTTTTCAAAGAAATGATGGGCTTCATATACACAGGAAAAGCACCAAATTTAGAGAAAATGGCTGATAGTTTATTAGCCGCAGCGGATAAA TACGCTCTGGAGCGCTTAAAGGTCATGTGTGAGGAAGCCCTTTGCAACAGCCTCTCGGTGGAGAACGTGGCAGACACCCTCATCCTGGCCGACTTGCACAGCGCAGAGCAGCTCAAAGCGCAGGCCATAGATTTTATCAACAG GTGCAGTGTCCTCCGACAGCTGGGCTGTAAAGATGGGAAAAACTGGAATAGCAA TCACGCCACGGACATAATGGAGACCGCGGGCTGGAAGTCAATGATCCAGTCTCATCCTCACTTAGTGGCGGAGGCTTTCCGCGCGCTCGCGTCAGCGCAGTGCCCCCACTTCGGTCTGCCCAGGAAGCGCCTAAAACAGTCGTGA
- the nxph2a gene encoding neurexophilin-2, whose product MQILSAVLLLFCLHKCCWKVTCRRAHIPEVGLVDWGEAENEEHPSPKSASPRVLNPLRLFARGSPGFKSNRREITYLENIEDSWDWLSNQTDVREAQSRTKRRPIVKTGKFKKMFGWGDFNSNIKTVKLNLLITGKIVDHGNGTFSVYFRHNSTGLGNVSVSLVPPSKVVEFEIAQQSTLENKDSKSFNCRIEYQKTDRSKKTSHCSYDPSNTCYQESTQSHVSWLCSKPFKVICIYIAFYSTDYKLVQKICPDYNYHSDTPYSSTG is encoded by the coding sequence TGTTGTTGGAAGGTCACATGCAGAAGAGCCCATATTCCAGAGGTGGGGCTCGTGGACTGGGGGGAGGCTGAAAACGAGGAGCACCCCTCGCCCAAAAGCGCCAGCCCCCGCGTTCTCAACCCCCTGCGCCTTTTCGCCCGGGGGTCCCCTGGGTTCAAGAGCAACAGGAGGGAGATTACATATTTGGAAAACATTGAGGACTCTTGGGACTGGTTATCTAACCAGACAGATGTCAGAGAGGCGCAGAGCAGGACTAAACGCAGACCCATCGTGAAAACGggcaagtttaaaaaaatgttcggCTGGGGTGACTTCAACTCCAACATCAAAACTGTGAAACTCAATCTCCTCATTACAGGCAAGATAGTGGACCACGGCAACGGCACGTTCAGCGTTTATTTCCGCCACAACTCCACGGGCCTGGGGAACGTCTCCGTAAGCCTGGTGCCGCCTTCCAAGGTGGTGGAGTTTGAGATCGCCCAGCAGTCCACCCTGGAGAACAAAGACTCGAAATCTTTCAACTGTCGTATCGAGTACCAGAAAACAGACCGCAGCAAAAAGACTTCACACTGCAGCTATGACCCGTCCAACACGTGTTACCAAGAATCCACCCAGAGCCACGTGTCCTGGCTCTGCTCGAAGCCCTTCAAAGTCATATGCATCTACATCGCCTTCTACAGCACTGACTATAAACTGGTGCAGAAAATCTGCCCCGACTACAACTATCACAGTGACACGCCGTACTCATCCACGGGTTAA